The following are encoded in a window of candidate division KSB1 bacterium genomic DNA:
- a CDS encoding serine hydrolase yields MNKKFRRLSKSHLIFFIIFALLVFQSFALANDKAQKINDLVSQYNKNGDFMGSVLVSENGKVIYKKAFGLANIEWETPNTIDTKFRLASMTKQFTSMLVLQMVEKGKMKLDAKITDYIPEYPKPHGDIITIHHLLSHTSGMPHYGGIPGFFPKLSRQPYTPEEYMKLFWDLDLLSETGSQYSYSSFGYYLLGVILERVCGETYAQLLHDRIFEPLGMNNSTLDDDKSIVKNRASGYRRNLTGFENTSFRDMSTAKATGGILSTVEDLYLWDQALYTDKLLSKKYRDLLFKPNLGNYGYGWNIRKVPAGEEKETTLISHSGGISGFNSLIYRFVEDNHMIVMFKNIRNTVGLGQIMQKIGSILYDQPYELPKESAARKVALTSIESGVDAAVKEYHQLKNYHSDAYSFSEGDFNRIGYELLGMNKFDEALAILKLNVEAFPASANTYDSLGEAYMLKGDTDSAIKNYKLALEKIPTDPNLSASGKEALKRGAEDKLSQLQAMAEKQ; encoded by the coding sequence ATGAATAAAAAATTTAGACGCCTGTCAAAATCACACCTTATTTTCTTCATCATTTTTGCGCTGCTTGTTTTCCAATCTTTTGCGCTTGCCAACGACAAAGCTCAAAAAATCAACGATCTTGTGAGCCAGTACAACAAGAATGGGGATTTCATGGGTTCGGTGCTTGTATCCGAAAACGGCAAAGTAATTTATAAGAAAGCCTTTGGCTTGGCAAATATTGAGTGGGAAACGCCCAACACCATAGACACCAAATTCAGACTCGCCTCGATGACCAAACAATTTACCTCGATGCTGGTCTTGCAAATGGTCGAGAAAGGCAAAATGAAGCTGGACGCAAAAATCACCGATTATATTCCGGAGTATCCCAAGCCTCACGGCGATATTATCACCATCCACCATCTGCTTTCCCACACATCCGGCATGCCGCATTATGGTGGGATTCCCGGGTTCTTTCCAAAACTCAGCCGCCAACCGTACACACCTGAAGAGTATATGAAACTGTTCTGGGACCTGGATTTATTGTCCGAAACCGGCTCGCAATATAGTTACAGCAGCTTTGGATACTATTTGCTGGGCGTCATTCTTGAAAGAGTCTGCGGCGAAACTTACGCGCAGCTTCTTCATGACAGGATTTTCGAACCGCTCGGAATGAACAATTCTACCCTCGATGACGACAAGTCGATAGTCAAAAATCGCGCTTCCGGCTACCGGAGAAATTTGACCGGATTTGAAAACACTTCATTCCGGGATATGTCAACAGCCAAGGCTACCGGTGGCATACTTTCCACCGTTGAGGATCTTTATTTATGGGACCAGGCCTTGTACACGGATAAACTGCTATCTAAAAAATACCGTGATCTTCTTTTCAAGCCGAATTTAGGAAATTATGGTTATGGCTGGAATATTCGCAAAGTTCCTGCTGGTGAGGAGAAGGAAACAACATTGATTTCTCACAGCGGAGGGATTAGTGGATTTAACAGTCTCATCTATCGCTTTGTGGAAGATAACCACATGATTGTCATGTTCAAGAATATAAGAAACACAGTTGGTCTGGGACAAATCATGCAGAAAATCGGCTCGATTCTCTACGACCAACCGTATGAACTCCCGAAGGAATCTGCTGCCAGGAAAGTGGCACTTACCAGCATTGAATCCGGTGTGGATGCCGCGGTTAAAGAGTACCACCAACTCAAGAATTATCACTCCGATGCATATTCTTTTTCCGAAGGTGATTTCAACCGAATTGGGTACGAATTACTTGGGATGAACAAATTCGATGAAGCGCTCGCGATTCTAAAACTTAATGTTGAGGCCTTTCCGGCTTCTGCAAATACCTACGACAGTCTTGGTGAAGCATATATGTTAAAAGGCGACACCGACTCCGCGATTAAGAATTACAAATTAGCCCTTGAAAAAATCCCGACCGATCCGAATTTGAGTGCGTCGGGCAAGGAAGCTTTAAAGAGAGGTGCAGAAGATAAATTAAGTCAACTGCAGGCGATGGCAGAAAAACAGTAA